The Globicephala melas chromosome X, mGloMel1.2, whole genome shotgun sequence genome window below encodes:
- the GTPBP6 gene encoding putative GTP-binding protein 6 isoform X2, giving the protein MGSGESFMQVQERLLKDKEAKIRKALDRLRRKRLLLGQQRRRREFPVVSVVGYTNCGKTTLIKALTGDAAIQPRDQLFATLDVTAHAGWLPSRLTVIYMDTIGFLSQLPHSLVESFSATLEDVGHSVSVEGQVASNTHQQEAGPLIPTSWAWVPSSQHHEPGYTHHSITGQGPLITASQGRVPLSQHHGAGSPHHSITGLGPLITASRGRVPSSQHHGPGSPHHSITGQGPLITASRAWVPSSQHHEAGSPHQSIPGQGPLITASQALVPSSWAWVPSSQHHGAGSPHHSITGQGPLITASRGRVPSSQHHGAGSPHHSITGQGPLITASRAWVPSSQHHGAGPPHHSITGLGPLITASRGRVPSSEHPRAGSPHHSFTGLGPLIMGLGPLIPTSRGRVPSSQHHGTGSPHHSITGQGPLITASRGRVPSSQHHGAGSPHHSITGQGPLITVSRDRVPSSQHHGAGSPHHSIPGQGPLIAASRAWVPSSQHHGAGSPHHSIPGQGPLIAASRGRVPSSQHPGAGSHYTKLHDDWIPPIPGPQRAVLCTSVSAVKAMLMKKGFSAPFGCTGAPSQ; this is encoded by the exons ATGGGGTCAG GAGAGTCTTTCATGCAGGTGCAAGAGCGCCTCCTGAAAGATAAGGAAGCGAAGATTCGGAAGGCCCTGGACAGACTCCGCCGGAAGAGGCTTCTCCTGGGGCAGCAGCGGAGGCGGCGGGAGTTCCCTGTGGTCTCCGTGGTTGGATACACGAACTGCG GAAAGACCACGTTGATCAAGGCCCTGACAGGGGACGCCGCCATCCAGCCCCGGGACCAGCTGTTTGCCACGCTGGACGTCACAGCCCACGCGGGGTGGCTGCCCTCCCGGCTGACTGTCATCTACATGGACACCATTGGCTTCCTCTCCCAGCTGCCCCACAGCCTGGTCGAGTCCTTCTCGGCCACCCTGGAGGACGTGGGCCATTCGGTGAGTGTGGAGGGCCAGGTCGCCTCAAATACCCACCAACAGGAGGCAGGTCCCCTCATCCCAACATCATGGGCCTGGGTCCCCTCATCACAACATCACGAGCCTGGGTACACTCATCACAGCATCACGGGACAGGGTCCCCTCATCACAGCGTCACAGGGCAGGGTCCCCTTATCGCAGCATCACGGGGCAGGGTCCCCTCATCACAGCATCACGGGCCTGGGTCCCCTCATCACAGCATCACGGGGCAGGGTCCCCTCATCACAGCATCACGGGCCTGGGTCCCCTCATCACAGCATCACGGGGCAGGGCCCCCTCATCACAGCATCACGGGCCTGGGTCCCCTCATCACAGCATCACGAGGCAGGGTCCCCTCATCAGAGCATCCCAGGGCAGGGTCCCCTCATCACAGCTTCACAGGCCTTGGTCCCCTCATCATGGGCCTGGGTCCCCTCATCCCAACATCACGGGGCAGGGTCCCCTCATCACAGCATCACGGGACAGGGTCCCCTCATCACAGCATCACGGGGCAGGGTCCCCTCATCACAGCATCACGGGGCAGGGTCCCCTCATCACAGCATCACGGGGCAGGGTCCCCTCATCACAGCATCACGGGCCTGGGTCCCCTCATCACAGCATCACGGGGCAGGGCCCCCTCATCACAGCATCACGGGCCTGGGTCCCCTCATCACAGCATCACGGGGCAGGGTCCCCTCATCAGAGCATCCCAGGGCAGGGTCCCCTCATCACAGCTTCACAGGCCTTGGTCCCCTCATCATGGGCCTGGGTCCCCTCATCCCAACATCACGGGGCAGGGTCCCCTCATCACAGCATCACGGGACAGGGTCCCCTCATCACAGCATCACGGGGCAGGGTCCCCTCATCACAGCATCACGGGGCAGGGTCCCCTCATCACAGCATCACGGGGCAGGGTCCCCTCATCACAGCATCACGGGACAGGGTCCCCTCATCACAGTATCACGGGACAGGGTCCCCTCATCACAGCATCACGGGGCAGGGTCCCCACATCACAGCATCCCGGGGCAGGGTCCCCTCATCGCAGCATCACGGGCCTGGGTCCCCTCATCACAGCATCACGGGGCAGGGTCCCCTCATCACAGCATCCCGGGGCAGGGTCCCCTCATCGCAGCATCACGGGGCAGGGTCCCCTCATCACAGCATCCCGGGGCAGGGTCACATTACACAAAACTTCACGATGACTGGATCCCCCCCATCCCTGGCCCTCAGCGAGCTGTGCTCTGTACGAGTGTAAGTGCTGTGAAGGCAATGCTAATGAAGAAGGGGTTCTCTGCaccttttggctgcactggggccCCGAGCCAGTGA